The Sorghum bicolor cultivar BTx623 chromosome 6, Sorghum_bicolor_NCBIv3, whole genome shotgun sequence genome contains the following window.
TTAAAAATTATCTAAATATTCTTACATGAAGAAATAATGCAACTAAAAATCCTAAAACCTAGTTTAATAGTAAAATTATTTTATAACAAAATATTAGGAAACTAGTTTTATTTGTTTTAAAATCATGTTATATCAATATATCTTATGGTGCCTATCCTGGAAATCCTAGGTATGGTGGGTGGGCAGAACATTTTGGTAAAAAAACAACCGCTATGTTGTCCATTCCTTTAACGACGACAATGTGTAAGAGTAGATGGGTGACCGTAAAGGGCATAAGTAGCCCATCTTAGATTGACATGTACCGTTAGATcttagatctaaagaaaaagaaTCTAAGGGCCTGATATGAGATGggtaaaaaattttaggtgacaaatattttaaaattCTTTAACTCTACATATAGTATAGATagatactccctctgttccaaattataagtcattccaagaatcttggagagtcaaagaattttcaagtttgacaaaaaaatatacagagaaatataaagatttatgtcataaaatagatatactatgaaaatataactaacaaagaatctaatgatacttggttggtaccaatataattttgctatataaatttggttaaatttgaaaactttgactctccaagattcttggaatgacttataatttggaacggaggaagtagatagatagatagatctgGGTGAAAATTTTCTCACCTTATATGACATGACATGACATGACAAGAAAGTGATCTTCTAATTTTTCAAACAAAAAATGGAAGTGTGTACTAATGATAATCGAGGTCCAGGGCCGGGCTGGGCCTAGGGCTACTAGGGCCATGGCCCTAGTCGGGTCGATGGGCCAACCCAACAAGGCATTTCGCATCGACGGAACGCGTTCCGTCCGGGTCGGGCCAGCGATCGACCCATCGCCATCGCGGCGAGTCGCCGACCTATGTCTCTCGCCCGCACGGCCCGTTTGTGCTCTCACACAGAAGCAAAACGTCATTGCTGCCCTCTCGGCTCTCCCAGTTCCCCACCCTGGTTTCCTTTCCTGGTGAAGCTTCCAGAGGGTAGGGAGGCAAACCAAATTCGATTCTCCTTCTTCTCATCTCAGGTAGCAGTCACGCGATGAATCCGGGAGCGGCCAGATAAATTCCTCCTGGACGAACCCTAATTCCTcgatcagttttttttttctctgcgGGGATTAGTTTTCACCGAGTCCTTCTGGTGCTGGGCGTGCTCGTGTGCAGGTTGCCAGGTTGGACTccatggcggcggcgctcgCGGTGACGGACGAGGTGGCGCTGCCGATCCGGGCGGTGGGGGATCTGGCGGCTGCCGCCGAGGTCTCGCGGGAGGAGGTCGCCGTCATCACCCAGTGCGCGGCGCTCGGTGAGCTAGCTACCTTCGGCCCCGTCTTGCCCTCTCTTCATTTTCTTCCTCATCGTATGCTCGATGTCCGCGATGAAGGGCGActtcgtgcgtgcgtgcgtgtgtgGATGCAGGAACCTGTCAAttcgtgtttttttttttgcttgcttGCATGCTTCAATTAGCGAGCCTTCTGGTGTGGTTTCGTCGAATGGGCTCATTTTTTTAGTCAAATTTGGAGTAGACATTTGGTTCTTAGGGTTTCGTACTTTAATTCGGGAATTAGTTCGTCAAACCATGCTCCCGGGATCGGGAGTAGCCCATCGATTAGTTCCAGGTATCTTTCCCCCTTTATTTTTGTATGCAAAAATGATAGAAGACGATAGGAACTGCACAAACACTGCTCCCTGTTTGTGATCCAGTGCAAGCAATGTATACTTGCTCCAATTTTATTAACATGGTACACTTTAGGGAACCTTGCTGTAGTTTCCTTTCAGCTCTCTGGACCAAACCTTATGTTCGCGGGACTTCCTAAACACCTGCTATtggataaaagaaaaaaaatgtgttAGTATTACTTGCTGTgttgttttttttaaagaaacttCTGATGCCTGTGCCTCAAACTGTAGATTAGCAGGGTGCCTATCATGGGCTTTATATTTTAGTGAATCATTGTTGTAGTAGTTTTAGTTCAAGATTacagattttttttattattattacttgATCTGCACATGCTGAAGgaagaataataataataactgaGTACCTGGTTGAACTATGGTAACTGGCACCTGCGTCTGAGACTAGAGTTCAGAAACAAGTGCTTTCTAGAATAGACCTTATCCTTCATATCTTTAAACTCTTCATTCATCTTTAGACTTCAGTGATTCGTCAGCTTCACAAGGTCCTCCTTTGATAGGTATAGGTCTTCTGAATCAGAATCAGAAAATGCAGTTCGTTTAGTAATTCTCCTCTTCCTGTTAGACTTGGATACAGAATCATGTGAACCTGCTTCCTGTGCCTTCTCGGTTCCTGGCACATTATTGGCTTCACTTGAAGCTTTAGTACTCCCTCCAACGCTTTTATTAACCCCATCATCTGTGTGTTTGTTTGTCTCCATATCATCTTGTTGGGGGGCTGAAGTTGAAAACCCAAACCTATGAAATGCAGATGTCGAGTATGGAGCCAGCTGATTCAACAAAGGAATGACCTGCTTGTAAAACAACTATGTGATAAGGTTATTATAACAATAAAAAAACAGTAAAATTAAACGAGCAAACGAAACAAGGTATTAATCGGACGCTGAAAACGCATACCCACTCAGGTGTTATTCATGTCTACCTATATGATATTTAAAGTGTGAACGGAGAACCCAAGAAAGCATTCCCTATTTGTTCAAATGATATTGACCCTAAAACCCACATCAAAACTTCATGATCAAAGTGAATTGCTCTACACACTAATCTTCCTATCGCTATTTCACACGCAATGGAAAATATGAGGTAAAACCATAAAAGAAGAATATATTTTCTAGATCAGCCAGAGATGAAAGCTAGGATTATACTTTCAAAaaggaactttttttttttgccatagATTCAATATCTGAATTTAAATTTAATGGATCAGTAATATGCTTCCGGACTATGGACTAGCCCATGTGTGTTTTTATGGATAAGCGGAGTGCTAGTATTCCTGATTTTGGGAGCCTATATTATACACTTAATAATGTTTGATTTTGATTTGTGCTAGGCTTTGCTATGCCATCCTCGTTATGTGCACTTTGGTGTATTATCACAAAATTGTAACCAAACTATTGTTCTGGCATGCAACAGGTGGAAAGTTGCCTTTTGAGGATGCATCAGTTGGTGCGGTTCTTGCAGTCATTAAAAACGTGGAAAGCTTGAGGGAGCAATTGGTTGCTGAAATCAGTCGGGTGCTGAAAGCTGGTGGAAGAGTATTGGTGCAGAGCCCTGCACTCTCATCCAGTCAGAAGGTAACTTATCAGAATTTGCCTTCCTTACCTCGTTTCTCTTGCACTGTTAATATAAAGTGCCAACTTTTATGTCTGTCTCTGTTAGCCAAACACTGATATTGAGCGCAAGTTACTGATGGGAGGATTTGCTGAAGTGCAATCTTCTGCTGCAAACTCGCAGGATAGCGTGCAATCTGTTACAGTGAGTGGTCTAAGTTCATGTGTTATAATATGTCAATATTGCTGTGCAGGCTTTATTTTTTGTGCTAATTTGAACCACTTGTAGGTTAAGGCAAAGAAGGCTAGCTGGAGCATGGGCTCTTCTTTTCCCCTCAAGAAAGCAACGAGGGCCCTTCCCAAGATTCAAATTGATGATGACTCTGATCTGATTGATGAAGACAGCCTTTTGACTGAAGAGGACCTGAAGAAACCACAACTTCCAGTTGGTACAGTAACAAACCCTGTCAACTTAGTTCAACTTCGTAAGCAATAGCCAATCTAGGTTTGGATCCTAAACAGTTAACTGATATTTCAACAGTCGGGGATTGTGAAGTGGGGGCAGCAAAGAAAGCATGCAAGAACTGTACTTGTGGCAGGGCTGAGGCTGAGGAGAAGGTTGGGAAGCTAGAGCTCACTGCAGAACAGATCAATAACCCTCAGTCAGCTTGTGGCAGTGTAAGTATTGGTATAGGATTAAGTGGCACTTATGCTCGCATGTGAAATTCCATGTTCTTGCATACGTTCACTCGGATTAGGTTACTTATGACGTCTGGTGATCTCCGTAAATGGTTCTTGCAGTGTGGGTTGGGCGATGCCTTTAGATGTGGAACCTGTCCTTACAGAGGTCTTCCACCATTCAAGCCTGGCGAGAAGGTAACAGTCTTATCTGTATTTTCCTCACCTGTACCCTTCTAGAGCTGATCAACTATGTCGATTGTAGTCTGATCTGGATTCTGATTTGTGATGCCATGCTCACTGTTGCTTCTCCAATTGGCAGGTTTCCTTGTCTGGCAACTTCCTTGCTGCTGACATATGATGGCATCATCAGATACATGCAAGTGAACATCGGCAAAACGAGGAGATAGGAATACTTCTGTCAATTTGTTCGTTCGTTTGGATGCTACGTTGTTAGTTGAGGTCGATGCTCACCGGTTTacgttcaaaaaaaattgatgCTCACCGGAAGAACTGCATTTTAAATAGCTTCTGTTAGCCAATGCGAGCGTGCGTGTGACTTGTCTTTCGGATAATGTACTCGTGCCGATTGTTTGATACTACAAGACGGTGATATCCTACATATTTTCTCTCAAGTTGGCCAAGCGCGCCTCGACACAAACAAGTGTGCATGTGTTGTCAGATTTTGCAGCCCTGGGTGTCGAGAATATTGCTCACCCATCGCAGGCCAGGAATGATTTGACATTCGTTTCGTGTCGTGGTTAGTAAAATATTTTAGTTTTGAGTTATACAGAGGATCAATGATCTATGCAAGACCAAACTTTTGTACTGTACAACCGAAGAACAACGATCTATGTGGCAAGCATGCTCTCATTTGAAAGTCACCGCTCGTTTATACGTGGCGAGATCACCAATAGGCAAAGATGATTAGCACACCATGCTGGGCAGTAGCTTCACCTTGAACTCTAATTAGACGTGAAATCTTGGCCCAATATCCAAACGCCAACCTTGTCCACGGTCAATGGCCAAATTTTGGTCGGGCTACGATAATATGGTGGAGTGTTGCTAAAAAAAGGGTGtagtttatataaaaaaaaatgatctatggtggatggaagatcatctaCGGTCTGACCGAACTGGCCAATCTAGAAATGATCTAATATGGTGGAGTCTTGCTAAAAAAAGGTggagtttatatatataaaaagatgatctatggtggatggaagatcatcgagtGTTGCCGATAGATCCAAACCGTGTGCTCGTGCTCGATATCATCGTCATCACCAAATAAAACAGGAGAATAATGTATCATCAAGTAATAATAAATCAGTGGTTATTAAACACGATCCATGGTtaacaagggccttgtttagtttcaaaatttttggcaaaataagtactataatatttttatttgtatttgacaaatattgtctaattatggactacctaggctcaaaaaattcgtctcataaattacagataaactatataattagttattatttttatttatatttaatactcaatatATGTGCCGCAACATTTGATATGTCAGGTAATATGAAAaaagttttaattttttttttacctaaacaaggcccaagtcgcCATCCACTGCCCTTGGAGGCTCGGACCAACCACCAACCAGCGCGGCGACGCGTCCGCCGGCTCCCGTATCCTCCTTCCAATCCAGCCCTTGAGCTGCCTCGGCAGTCGCAGCACAAATTCGCGTCTGCATCGTCGTGCTCGTGCCTGCCGGCCCCTCTCTCCTTTTGCTTTGGCTTTTGCTACCGCATCGGCAGCGCTCTTGCTCGTCGTTGAAATATCCACAGgggaaaagaaaacaaacattCTCCTCCGCCTCGGCCCCAAGCTGCAAACCCCCTCTGCGAAGTCTCCCACCGCCGCGCGCCGATCCGGACCGGAGGCCTCCTGCTCTCTACCCACCTCGCGGCCTCGCCCCGTGGAtctgcgcggcggccggcgggcgCGATGGCGGAGCCGGAGCGGGAGCAGCAGCGCCCGCTGCTGGAGGTTTGTGCCTTTCTTTTCATCCAAACGTGCGTCTCCCTCACTCGCTGGGCCTCCCATACCTGCGCCCCTGTTCGGACCATTTCAAAGTCGGGAGGAGGAGACGAGCGCCGATTGGGTCAACGGATAGGAGCCCCCTACTTCCGGTGCTCTTGATAGATTTGACAGTCTTGGATAGCAGTGCCGTCTAGTGTGTCTGTTCAGTTCCCTGATGTGGTTACCCTTGTTTTCTTGCTTCATGTGTACCTATGGAACTAACCAGATAGTGCCGGTTGATTGGCCTGGATGCTTGTCCATAGGAAAAGCAGTCTGTGACAGCTTTACTCTATTGATTAGGATGGATTTTGCAATAGGGATTAACCACAAGGTCCTTTTATGGACACCTTACTCCAATTAAGACTTTATGCTTAGACATAATGGATATGTATATGTATGGCAAGAGATAATTAATCAGTTACTTGTGAATTGCAACGGTAGCAGaattagaaaaaaaatgcaGATATGCTGTTTGTCATAAGCGAAACTTGCAAATATTATGTTAGATTTAGTATTGAGTGAAGTAACTGTAGATATGGGTTGGAAGTTATACTTAGGTTTACTTTGGCATTGAGTCCTGTGGGAAGGATGGTTGAGAAACACCATCCATGTATAAATCCGATGCTTTTGCTCATCTGCAAGTATGGTATTCCTTATTGGTGCATAACTGTAGTATCACCTGAAGCATTGTGTTAATTTCCACCCTCCTTTTGTTCAGGTAGAGCAATCCGTCACATCCATACCGGAAGATCATGAAGCCACATGTTGGGGCTGTGGGCTCCGGCTTGTTTTTGCGAGTTATTCACCTATCTATAAGTGTGGCTGGTGTGGAGCCATTACGCAAATTAACCAGACCACAAGGAAACCTGATAGTATATGGTTTTCCCACTGGAGGCGCCTACGGGACAGATTCTTTGTGACTGTGCTCATCCTCTTCATGCTCTTTGTTATATGTATGTTCCCCATCTCTTGCTACCAGCATAATTTATAACTTGTCACAGTTACTCGTTTATTTCATGTAGTTCTGCTATTGATATTTATCAATTTTATTTCTTAGTCAGTTGTTTATTTAGCCTGTAATTTTGTTTAACACAGGTGGTGGGGTCTGGGCGGTATATCCTATTGTTTTCTCAATCAGCAACTTTTGTGGTATCTTTCACTGCATGGTAACAGCTGTGTTGGCTGTATTTACCATCACAAGCTATTGCTTGGCCTCTTTTAAATCTGCAGGCGCACCAATAAGCATACGGTGGGGCAGCTATCCCATGGTTGGGAAAAGTGATCTTGACAACTATACCTTTTGTGCATACTGTAATAAACCAAAGCCCCCCAGAGCACATCACTGCCGATCTTGTAAAATGTGTGTGGTGGACATGGATCATCATTGCCCATTTGTAAGTATGATATCTGCATTCTGCTGCGTTAGTATTTTTTGTTGATTGTTAGTTGGCTTGTTTATTCATTCCCCCCTTCTGTTCAAGTGCAGATTGGCAACTGTGTGGGAGCATCAAACCATCAAGTGTTTGTCATTTTTCTTATATCTGTGGTTATTAGTTGTTCTTATGCTGCTGGGATGACCATATATGCGAGTTATAAGATATGGCCCTCTGTTGATTTTCCAAACCTAGCATCAAACCGTCACTCAATGAGTTTTTGGAAAATATTGTTGGAGATTATTACTACAGTTGCAGGCTCTGCCTTCTTCTTGTCAGCAAGGGGTCTAATTCTGGTATATCTAGCATTCGCTAGTTTATCAGTCAATGCTGGTATAGGTGTATTACTGTGCCAGCAGCTTAGTTATATCTATGAAGGAAACACATATCTCAACCATATAAGTTCACCAAATCCCTTGCATGGAGAGAGGGGTTTTCAGAACATTGTTAGATTTTTTGGGTGCCCTTATCCAATTGCCAGAGTTCTGTTGCGATACTCAAACACTGGCAAGTTGCAGGATAATTCAGGGTCAAAACTTCTTTAGAGGTAATAATGACGTGTAGATCAGTAAAGTCCATTTTTCATGTTCCTTCTTAGTCGTGACCTAATAAATAGGTTCATTTACATGTAGGTTTCAGTGATACACTTTTACTGTCCCAGCAATTCAGACATGTATGGAATTAGTTGTTCCAATTCAAGATGGTTTCTGTTACCCAGAACCGTGATTTGTGAACCTCAGTTGACCACCAACAGATTAGTTTGAATAACTGAAGCCGTTCAGGGACAAAATACTCATGATTATCCATGTTCTAGAGGAAGAGCATTAGTTGTTCATGGGGATGTCACTCACACTGATTAAGTAGAACAATTTCGGCAGATGCTGAAATACCATGTGGCCTGCGCATTCATTGCCTGCAGACAATCATAAGGTGCTGATGGTCTTGCAATAAATTGCAGTATCTGAAatctgcatcatcatcactgccTTTTTCAACAGAGTCGAAGATCGAAGCTTCACGCTGCAGAAGTGGTCATTATGATTAAATCTGACAGTGATTTTGAGtgatgctagaattttgaagacaAATATGTATACTACAAAACCTCTATGACGTTAATACACTGACATGTGTATAGGAAAACATTGTAACATTCACTTGGTGTAAATTAGTTGATTAACCATGTACATGTATGTGGCATTCATTGTTTTCTTCAACGGTTCAACCTTTTTGTCTTGATGCCTGATGGTATACAAATCCAACCGGGATTGGGCTGGGTCGCCCAACAGAAAGTGGCTCACGTACGCAGTTAGACTTTGCAACCATTTGACTGCATTTTTATTTGTTCTTTGTGGGGTTTTCATGAAATCAGCAGCTTGGAATATCTGTGCGTGAATGCACCAGTTCGTTGAATGTTTCTTGTGACCAGCGACTGACGCAACTGCATTCATGTCATCAGTTATTCTGATATACTAGTACtagtaatattttttaaaaaaaaaagaaaaaaaaatgcctGCGCCAGCCGTTTCCATTGCCCTAGTACGTACTACGTAGGTTATGTCAATCTTTGCATGGACGGAATTTCGAGCAcaagccttgtttaggccttgtttagttcatcccgaaaaccaatttttttcaagatttctcgtcacattgaaatttaggacacatacatgaagcattagatatagacgaaaacaaaagctaattacacagtttgcctgtaaatcatgagatgaatctttttaacctagttagtttataattagataatatttgtcaaatgaaaacgaaaatgctacagtgccgaaatctaaaatcttttcgaaactaaacaaggcaaaaggttttgcaaaatgaacactatagcaattttgtttatatttgacaaatattatctaatctggactaactaggctcaaaatattcgtctcacaaattaccggtaaattgtgcaattagttatttttatctacatttaatatttcacgagaaatcttgaaaaattttaggccttgtttagttccctctaGGATTCaacaaattttcaagattcttcgtcacatcgagttttgcggcatatgcatggagcattaaatatagattaaaaaataactaattgtatagttaggTTGAAAATCGTAGgagaaatcttttaaatctaattagcttatagttagacaataattatcaaatacaaacgaaatactataatatcaaaatctaaaaacttttcggatctaaggccttgtttagttcgcaaaatttttcgtttttggatactgtagcatttcgtttttatttgacaaacattgtccaattacggagtaactaggctcaaaagattcatctcacaaattacagctaaactgtgcagttagtttttattttcgtttatatttaatgcttcatgcatacgaccaaagattcgatgtgacggagaatcttgaaaatttttgcgaactaaacaaggcctaaaaattttggaagtaaacagggCCTACACGAGCCACGAGTACAGCACAGACCTGTCCGTATCCCGTCACGTTACGTTACGTTACGAGAGTACTCGGAAACTTGTCCTGTCACGTCGTGTGGTGGTGGGGTCCGGCCCGGCTTTCCGGGAGCGCGCACGTACACGCGCGCCGCCACCGCCCATTAGCTCTTGCTCCTTGCTTGCTATGGATCGATCGATCGTGCAGGGCTGCAGgctgccatgcatgcatgggtcTCGACGGCGACAGACCCTCAACTCCAGTCTCCACTGCATGCATGTGTTCGTCAGTACCAAACGCGACGTTGAACAAAGTCATGGATCGAGGACCAAGCATGGCGCATGGATCGATCCATCTCTGATGCATGGGACGGGGATAGatggaagaagatgatgatcaaTCGATCGTACCACTGCCGGCAGCCGCGCGCGAGCATGCATGTAGGTACGTGTCCGGCACATGGTTTCCTTGCATCGCAAGCGAGATTGCTTGCTTGCGTCGATTGATTGGCCGTCCTTGCATGCCCCGTTGTTCCCGGAACCGGCGTCCTGACGTGAAGAACACATGACAGATCGACCCTCCTGTCCGATCGATCTCTCGATCTGAGAGAGCGAGGTAAGCGATCACCTCTTAATTTCTACTAAAATTCAGGTAATTATTGAAGTTTATTAGGCGACTAAAAAGTTTAGTTTCATACAATTAGTTGAGCTGGACTAAAGTTTAGTCCACCCATTTGAATGATCTAAGAACTCAATTTTAAGTCTATGATCCTCACAAGCTCTAATCCACCCTGTTCTGTTCCTTTGGCCACATGTCATGTGCTGGGCTACTAGC
Protein-coding sequences here:
- the LOC110436322 gene encoding anamorsin homolog, coding for MSLARTARLCSHTEAKRHCCPLGSPSSPPWFPFLVKLPEGREANQIRFSFFSSQVARLDSMAAALAVTDEVALPIRAVGDLAAAAEVSREEVAVITQCAALGGKLPFEDASVGAVLAVIKNVESLREQLVAEISRVLKAGGRVLVQSPALSSSQKPNTDIERKLLMGGFAEVQSSAANSQDSVQSVTVKAKKASWSMGSSFPLKKATRALPKIQIDDDSDLIDEDSLLTEEDLKKPQLPVVGDCEVGAAKKACKNCTCGRAEAEEKVGKLELTAEQINNPQSACGSCGLGDAFRCGTCPYRGLPPFKPGEKVSLSGNFLAADI
- the LOC8070315 gene encoding protein S-acyltransferase 11; the protein is MAEPEREQQRPLLEVEQSVTSIPEDHEATCWGCGLRLVFASYSPIYKCGWCGAITQINQTTRKPDSIWFSHWRRLRDRFFVTVLILFMLFVICGGVWAVYPIVFSISNFCGIFHCMVTAVLAVFTITSYCLASFKSAGAPISIRWGSYPMVGKSDLDNYTFCAYCNKPKPPRAHHCRSCKMCVVDMDHHCPFIGNCVGASNHQVFVIFLISVVISCSYAAGMTIYASYKIWPSVDFPNLASNRHSMSFWKILLEIITTVAGSAFFLSARGLILVYLAFASLSVNAGIGVLLCQQLSYIYEGNTYLNHISSPNPLHGERGFQNIVRFFGCPYPIARVLLRYSNTGKLQDNSGSKLL